The following are from one region of the Prevotella communis genome:
- a CDS encoding type I restriction-modification system subunit M encodes MAKKQIKEKSIEETLWESANKLRGSVEPSEYKHVVLSLIFLKYAYDRFTERRNELVAEGKEQFADNPVFYNAKNVFYLDPESRWDFLIENAKQNDIAIKIDKALAKVEDSNPSLKGALPSNYYAGLSLDRTKLAALLDEINKIDTLKDPEHDLMGRVYEYFLGKFAIAEGKGKGEYYTPKTIVNLIAEMIEPYRGKIYDPCCGSGGMFVQSMKFIETHHGNKRDISVYGQEYTNTTYKLAKMNLAIRGIACNLGEMAADTFHNDQHKDLKADFIMANPPFNQKAWRADNELVDDPRWMGYDTPPTSNANYGWILNIVSKLSANGTAGFLLANGALSGDGTELAIRKQLIQNHIVEAIVILPRNMFYSTDISVTLWILNNNKKTRTIEQNGKIVKYRNRENEVLFIDLRQWGEPFEKKYIQFSPEQIQQIAENFHNWQREGYEETYHNEPEYCYSATIDEIEQKGWSLVPSKYIEFKNRDEQIDFDAKMKQLQVEMRDLMQQEEASNKELKSLFEKLGYGI; translated from the coding sequence ATGGCAAAGAAACAGATAAAAGAGAAATCGATAGAAGAAACGCTGTGGGAATCAGCGAATAAACTGCGAGGCTCTGTGGAGCCATCGGAGTATAAGCACGTGGTGCTGAGCCTTATCTTCCTAAAGTATGCTTACGACCGTTTTACGGAGCGTAGGAATGAGCTGGTGGCTGAAGGTAAGGAGCAGTTTGCTGATAACCCCGTATTCTATAATGCTAAAAACGTGTTCTATCTGGACCCCGAAAGTCGTTGGGATTTCCTGATAGAGAATGCCAAACAGAATGATATCGCCATTAAGATTGATAAGGCCTTAGCAAAGGTTGAGGATAGCAACCCATCGTTAAAGGGTGCCTTGCCCAGCAACTACTATGCTGGTCTGTCGCTCGATCGTACCAAACTGGCTGCTTTGCTCGACGAAATCAATAAGATAGATACGCTGAAAGACCCTGAGCACGACCTGATGGGACGTGTGTATGAGTACTTCTTAGGCAAGTTTGCTATTGCCGAAGGTAAGGGTAAAGGAGAATACTATACGCCAAAGACCATCGTCAACCTGATAGCTGAGATGATTGAGCCTTATCGTGGCAAGATTTACGACCCATGTTGTGGTTCTGGCGGTATGTTTGTTCAGAGCATGAAGTTTATCGAGACCCATCACGGTAACAAACGTGATATCAGCGTATATGGTCAGGAGTATACCAACACCACATATAAACTGGCAAAGATGAACCTGGCTATTCGTGGTATTGCTTGTAACCTTGGCGAAATGGCTGCTGATACCTTTCATAACGACCAGCATAAAGACCTGAAGGCCGACTTTATTATGGCCAACCCACCATTCAACCAGAAAGCGTGGCGAGCTGATAATGAGTTGGTGGATGATCCGCGATGGATGGGCTATGACACACCTCCCACCAGTAACGCCAACTATGGCTGGATTCTGAATATCGTGAGCAAACTTTCTGCTAATGGTACAGCTGGATTCCTGTTGGCCAATGGCGCATTGAGTGGTGATGGCACAGAGTTGGCTATCCGCAAACAGCTTATTCAGAACCATATTGTTGAGGCTATTGTGATTCTACCTCGCAATATGTTCTATTCTACAGACATTAGCGTAACACTATGGATTCTGAACAACAATAAGAAAACTCGCACTATCGAGCAGAATGGCAAGATTGTGAAGTATCGCAATCGTGAGAACGAAGTGTTGTTCATCGACCTACGCCAATGGGGCGAGCCATTTGAGAAGAAATACATTCAGTTCTCACCAGAACAGATTCAGCAGATTGCTGAGAACTTCCATAATTGGCAGCGCGAGGGCTACGAGGAAACCTATCACAATGAGCCAGAATATTGCTATTCTGCTACTATTGATGAGATAGAGCAGAAGGGTTGGAGCCTGGTTCCAAGTAAATACATAGAGTTCAAAAATCGTGACGAGCAGATAGACTTCGACGCCAAGATGAAGCAGCTGCAAGTTGAAATGCGTGATCTCATGCAACAGGAAGAGGCAAGCAACAAAGAACTGAAGTCACTCTTTGAAAAATTAGGCTATGGAATATAA
- a CDS encoding DUF2971 domain-containing protein — protein sequence METLYKYLDVNGGLAMLEHHNLQFTNASKFNDPFDCHPALFDYSYIPENKNDWPIAKFLSFKGEIDMVNLRNNTWICCLSKVYDSLLMWAYYNCHKGICIGLNVEAVLKSCHYGFFGMMPPSLEVVKYKDILQKPNYFKSLPSWKNLWTTKAKAWEHEQEVRLITKNPLWVRAGRDIPNELKNEKLVDGREIRHYPQLTADCFESVYLGVNIFPRNKTKIIKTARKLNPNIKIYQMTTDPEAFRLKAEQI from the coding sequence ATGGAGACGTTATATAAATATTTAGATGTGAACGGTGGATTGGCGATGCTGGAGCATCACAATCTACAGTTTACTAATGCATCCAAATTTAACGATCCGTTTGACTGCCATCCAGCTTTGTTTGATTACTCATATATTCCTGAAAATAAAAACGATTGGCCGATAGCAAAATTTCTCTCTTTTAAAGGAGAAATTGATATGGTGAACCTGAGAAACAATACATGGATTTGCTGTTTGTCTAAAGTATATGACTCCTTGCTGATGTGGGCCTATTATAACTGTCACAAGGGTATCTGTATAGGTTTGAATGTAGAAGCAGTTTTAAAGTCCTGTCATTACGGATTCTTTGGAATGATGCCTCCTTCTCTTGAAGTAGTTAAGTATAAGGATATACTCCAAAAGCCCAATTATTTTAAATCCTTGCCTTCATGGAAGAATTTATGGACTACAAAGGCCAAGGCATGGGAGCATGAGCAGGAGGTGAGATTGATAACAAAAAATCCGCTATGGGTTCGTGCAGGAAGAGATATACCAAACGAATTGAAAAACGAAAAATTAGTTGATGGCAGAGAAATAAGGCATTATCCCCAATTAACAGCCGATTGTTTTGAGTCTGTCTATCTGGGCGTGAATATCTTTCCTCGAAATAAAACCAAGATTATCAAGACTGCAAGGAAACTGAATCCAAATATCAAAATATATCAAATGACAACAGATCCAGAAGCTTTCAGGCTGAAGGCTGAACAAATATAG
- the msrA gene encoding peptide-methionine (S)-S-oxide reductase MsrA, with product MKLDEQLLNGTASDGAQTTKDIYFAGGCFWGTEHFFKQIEGVVLTEVGFANGHTENPSYKEVYTDTTGFAETVLVRFNPDVVSLEFLLQMFFKAIDPTSLNKQGHDEGTRYRTGVYYTDPADLPVIEKVFAEEQKNYEQPLVVEKLPLQNFYTAEEYHQDYLDKNPDGYCHLPLSLFEFARKARENK from the coding sequence ATGAAACTAGACGAACAGTTATTAAACGGAACGGCCTCAGACGGCGCGCAGACCACAAAGGATATCTACTTTGCTGGTGGCTGCTTCTGGGGTACAGAACATTTTTTCAAACAGATTGAAGGTGTGGTCCTCACGGAGGTGGGATTTGCCAACGGACATACCGAGAATCCCTCGTACAAGGAAGTTTATACAGATACTACAGGCTTTGCAGAGACAGTTCTGGTGCGCTTTAATCCCGATGTGGTCAGCCTGGAATTCCTGTTGCAGATGTTTTTCAAGGCCATCGATCCTACCAGTCTCAACAAGCAGGGACACGACGAGGGCACACGCTATCGCACGGGCGTCTATTATACCGACCCAGCAGACCTGCCTGTCATAGAGAAGGTCTTTGCCGAGGAACAGAAAAACTACGAGCAACCGCTGGTGGTGGAAAAACTTCCCCTGCAGAACTTCTACACGGCCGAGGAGTATCATCAGGACTATCTCGACAAGAATCCCGATGGCTACTGTCATCTGCCCCTGTCGCTGTTTGAGTTTGCAAGGAAAGCTAGGGAGAATAAGTAA
- a CDS encoding M48 family metallopeptidase — MAIQITYRRTSRLSMRIVKNGDVHVSAPIGLSRDRVIAFIEEHREWIDEARQKTAERQQRRNAFYDKLPLSTRAEADEALRRLKALIEPMVERHAKEMGVRPSRVFFKPTISRWGLCNVRDRSICISAYVLLLPEWCAEHVVVHEMCHLLEPSHNARFHALMDKYFPRWREARRETRRVASLSK, encoded by the coding sequence TTGGCAATACAGATAACATACAGACGTACCAGCCGCTTGTCTATGCGCATCGTGAAGAATGGCGATGTGCACGTGTCGGCACCCATCGGACTATCACGAGACAGGGTGATAGCCTTTATCGAGGAGCACCGCGAATGGATTGACGAGGCCAGGCAGAAGACCGCTGAGCGCCAACAGCGGCGCAACGCCTTCTACGACAAACTGCCCCTGTCCACCCGCGCTGAGGCAGACGAGGCTTTGCGACGGTTGAAAGCGCTAATAGAACCGATGGTAGAGCGCCATGCAAAGGAGATGGGTGTAAGGCCGAGCAGGGTGTTTTTTAAACCTACCATCTCGCGCTGGGGACTGTGCAACGTGCGCGACCGCAGCATCTGTATTTCGGCCTACGTACTGCTATTGCCCGAATGGTGTGCCGAACATGTTGTGGTGCACGAGATGTGCCACCTCTTGGAACCAAGTCATAATGCTCGTTTCCATGCCCTCATGGACAAGTATTTCCCTCGCTGGCGCGAGGCCAGACGAGAGACGCGCAGGGTGGCGTCGCTGTCGAAATAA
- the lpxA gene encoding acyl-ACP--UDP-N-acetylglucosamine O-acyltransferase: MASEISPRAEISPKAKIGDNCKIFPFVYIEDDVEIGDNCVIFPFVSILSGTRMGKNNKVHQGSVIGALPQDFEFRGEKSECIIGDNNIIRENVVINRATHTGGQTVIGNDNVLMEGAHISHDTKVGNRCVLGYGTKIAGDCEIQDGVIFSSSVIENAKTRVGRGAMIQAGTTFSKDVPPFIICTKRSEYGGVNYTMGRMNGIDEKVLKHIANAYRLVFHGQTSLFDAVKQIEEQVPDSAEIRHIIEFMKSTQQGIITKL; this comes from the coding sequence ATGGCAAGTGAAATTAGTCCAAGAGCCGAGATATCGCCCAAGGCGAAGATTGGCGACAACTGTAAGATATTCCCCTTCGTGTATATCGAGGACGATGTAGAGATTGGTGACAACTGCGTCATCTTCCCCTTCGTCAGCATCCTCAGTGGCACGCGCATGGGTAAGAATAATAAGGTGCACCAGGGTTCCGTGATAGGTGCTCTGCCTCAGGATTTTGAGTTCCGTGGCGAGAAGTCCGAGTGCATCATTGGCGACAACAACATTATCCGCGAGAATGTAGTCATCAACCGCGCCACCCATACTGGCGGCCAGACCGTTATAGGCAATGATAACGTGCTGATGGAGGGTGCCCATATCTCGCACGACACCAAGGTGGGTAACCGCTGTGTCTTAGGCTATGGTACCAAGATTGCCGGCGACTGCGAGATTCAGGATGGCGTCATCTTCTCGTCGTCGGTCATCGAGAATGCCAAGACACGCGTGGGCCGCGGCGCAATGATTCAGGCCGGTACTACCTTCTCCAAGGATGTGCCTCCCTTTATCATCTGCACCAAGCGCAGCGAGTATGGTGGTGTGAACTATACCATGGGTCGCATGAACGGCATCGACGAGAAGGTGCTGAAGCATATTGCTAATGCCTATCGTCTGGTGTTCCACGGTCAGACTTCACTCTTCGATGCTGTAAAACAGATTGAGGAGCAGGTGCCCGACAGTGCAGAGATTCGTCATATCATCGAGTTTATGAAGAGTACGCAGCAGGGTATCATCACTAAGTTGTAA
- a CDS encoding TolC family protein, which yields MLTSCGLYNKYERPEDLNTKGLIRDLQSDGDTLAVNTDENFGNLPWREVFTDPQLQGLIETALENNVDLRNAALNVKMMETALTCAKLAFLPSVAFAPQGTISQVQMDGASVSKTYQLPVSATWNIDLFGNLLSQKRSAQMKLLATKDYQVAVQTQIICGVANLYYTLMMLDEQLAIVTDMEGLTKDTWDMMQLQMQLGRARSTSVQTAEANYYSVQAKKADLKRQIREMENSMSLLLNEAGHQIARGKFYNQSLPTSFSAGVGIQLLSNRPDVHAAEMSLAQCFYDTETARSRFYPSLNVTGTAMFTNSLGTAVVNPGKWILSAIGSLTQPIFQHGQIVAGLKVAKAQQEQALNTFQNTILKAGNEVSNALLAYNTCDEKSKLDEKQVKIYEQNVEDTKLLYTSKGSSYLEVIQAQNGLLNARISKVTDDFNKMQAVVNLYQALGGGSK from the coding sequence ATGTTGACCAGCTGCGGACTCTACAACAAATACGAGCGTCCTGAGGATTTGAATACCAAGGGACTGATTCGCGACCTGCAGAGCGATGGCGACACCCTGGCTGTGAATACCGACGAGAACTTTGGCAATCTGCCCTGGCGCGAGGTGTTTACTGACCCTCAGCTGCAGGGACTCATCGAGACCGCTCTTGAGAATAATGTTGACCTGCGCAATGCTGCCCTCAACGTGAAGATGATGGAGACGGCACTGACCTGTGCCAAACTGGCTTTCCTGCCCTCTGTGGCTTTTGCGCCCCAGGGCACCATCAGTCAGGTACAGATGGACGGCGCCTCTGTCAGCAAGACCTATCAGTTGCCTGTCAGCGCTACGTGGAACATTGACCTCTTTGGCAACCTGCTCTCGCAGAAGCGCTCGGCACAGATGAAATTGCTGGCAACAAAGGATTATCAGGTGGCTGTGCAGACACAGATTATCTGTGGTGTGGCCAACCTCTACTACACGCTGATGATGCTCGACGAACAGTTGGCTATTGTCACCGATATGGAGGGACTCACCAAGGACACCTGGGACATGATGCAGTTGCAGATGCAGTTGGGCCGTGCCCGCTCTACCAGTGTGCAGACGGCCGAGGCCAACTACTATAGCGTGCAGGCAAAGAAGGCCGACCTCAAGCGCCAGATTCGTGAGATGGAAAACTCGATGTCGCTGCTGCTCAACGAGGCTGGTCACCAGATTGCCCGCGGCAAGTTCTACAACCAGAGCCTGCCCACTTCATTCTCTGCGGGTGTAGGCATCCAGTTGCTCTCTAATCGCCCTGATGTCCACGCTGCCGAGATGTCGCTGGCTCAGTGCTTCTACGACACGGAGACGGCTCGCTCACGCTTCTATCCCAGTCTGAATGTCACGGGTACGGCCATGTTTACCAATAGCCTTGGTACTGCCGTTGTCAACCCCGGCAAGTGGATTCTCTCTGCAATCGGCTCACTGACGCAGCCCATCTTCCAGCACGGACAGATTGTGGCTGGCCTGAAGGTGGCAAAGGCACAGCAGGAGCAGGCGCTCAACACCTTCCAGAACACAATCCTCAAGGCTGGCAACGAGGTGAGCAACGCCCTTCTGGCCTATAACACTTGCGACGAGAAGAGCAAGCTCGACGAGAAGCAGGTGAAGATCTACGAGCAGAATGTGGAGGATACCAAACTGCTCTACACCTCTAAGGGCTCCAGCTATCTGGAGGTTATCCAGGCACAGAACGGCTTGCTGAATGCCCGCATCTCTAAGGTCACTGACGACTTCAATAAGATGCAGGCTGTAGTGAACCTGTATCAGGCCCTGGGCGGTGGCTCCAAATAA
- a CDS encoding efflux RND transporter permease subunit — protein MTFTNFIKRPVLSTVISILIVILGVIGLFSLPIEQYPDIAPPTVVVHTQYPGADAETVKNSVITPLEESINGVEGMDYIQSTAGAGSAQISILFRQGMNADMCAVNVQNRVQQAQALLPAEVTRVGVTVMKRQTSQVLMFTLTSEDGRYDDEFLTNYNNINIIPAIKRIQGVGDVQSPGMKSYAMRIWLKPDVMKQYNLMPSDISNVLAEQNIEAAPGSFGEQSDVAYEYSLRYTGRLKSAEEFGNIIISSDANGQTLKLKDVARIELGGQMYSVSMRNNNLPSVLGMVQQIAGSNANEIAKQVKAELEEQAKLFPPGMTYKINYDVTEFLYASIEEVIFTLFFTLILVFIVIYVFLQDWRSTLIPLIAVPVSLIGTFFFLNVMGFSINLLTLSALLLAIAIVVDDAIVVVEAVHAKLDQGYKSALTASVDAMNEISGAIISITLVMASVFVPVSFIGGTSGTFYREFGVTMAVSIFISALNALTLSPALCAIFLKPHDKDGEKKLSRIDRFHLAFNTAYDKILGKYKKSIEKTVRKPVLILMVALVGIVALVGSMLTTKSGLVPDEDTGTVFCTISMPPATSVARTRQIINEVDSILAADPAIQAREQIQGYNFIAGSGSDQATFIIKLKPFSERQRGLWWKISGLWQGDGIYRFFVNPLDAQMVVAQIFIKTAHIKDASILAFSPPMIPGYSLSSGVSLVMQDRTGGDLNKFYDIVKNYIAELNKRPEIQMAQTSYNPSYPQYMVHVDVAKCKQVGVSPSAILSTLQGYYGGLYASNFNAYGKLFRVMIQGSPETRQTEESLNSIYVRTPSGMSPVKEFCRLERVYGPSNINRFNLFTSINVTATVNDGFSSGEAIKACQEVAATTLPTGYTYDYSGLTREEAKASNSTWIIFVLCFLFIYLILSAQYESYILPLAVVLSVPFGLAGCFGFTALFGHSNDIYMQISLIMLIGLLAKNAILIVQFALERRQTGMAVSWSAVLGAAARLRPILMTSLAMIIGLLPMMFASGVGKNGNQTLGAAAVGGMLIGTLCQIFVVPALFVLFQSLQEKFRPMKFEGDEENPDVTTELQQYAKRPVDYKLEK, from the coding sequence ATGACATTTACTAATTTTATCAAGCGCCCAGTACTTTCGACGGTGATTTCTATCCTCATCGTTATCCTGGGTGTTATCGGACTTTTCTCGCTGCCTATTGAGCAGTATCCGGATATTGCACCGCCTACCGTTGTGGTGCACACTCAGTATCCCGGTGCCGATGCCGAGACGGTGAAAAACTCGGTTATCACCCCTCTGGAAGAGAGCATCAATGGTGTAGAGGGTATGGACTATATCCAGTCAACAGCTGGTGCAGGTTCGGCACAGATTAGCATTCTGTTCCGTCAGGGCATGAACGCCGATATGTGTGCTGTGAACGTACAGAACCGTGTGCAGCAGGCTCAGGCTCTGTTGCCTGCCGAGGTAACCCGTGTGGGTGTTACCGTGATGAAGCGTCAGACCTCTCAGGTGCTGATGTTCACGCTGACCTCTGAGGACGGACGCTATGATGATGAGTTCCTGACCAACTACAACAACATCAATATCATCCCTGCTATCAAGCGTATTCAGGGTGTGGGTGATGTGCAGAGCCCTGGTATGAAGTCATACGCCATGCGTATCTGGCTGAAGCCCGACGTGATGAAGCAGTATAACCTGATGCCTTCTGATATCAGTAATGTACTGGCCGAACAGAATATCGAGGCCGCTCCTGGTTCCTTTGGTGAGCAGTCGGATGTAGCCTACGAGTATTCACTGCGCTATACAGGTCGTCTGAAGTCGGCAGAAGAGTTTGGCAATATCATCATCTCCAGTGATGCCAACGGTCAGACCCTGAAGCTGAAGGATGTGGCACGTATCGAGTTGGGTGGCCAGATGTATTCTGTGTCCATGAGAAACAACAACCTGCCCTCAGTGCTGGGTATGGTACAGCAGATTGCCGGTTCTAACGCCAACGAGATTGCCAAGCAGGTGAAGGCCGAGCTCGAAGAGCAGGCTAAACTGTTCCCCCCGGGCATGACCTATAAGATCAACTACGACGTGACGGAGTTCCTGTATGCCTCTATCGAAGAGGTTATCTTCACCCTGTTCTTCACGTTGATTCTGGTGTTCATCGTTATCTACGTGTTCCTGCAGGACTGGCGTTCTACGCTGATACCTCTGATTGCAGTACCTGTGTCGCTGATAGGTACATTCTTCTTCCTCAATGTGATGGGCTTCTCTATCAACCTGCTCACGCTGTCGGCTCTGCTGCTGGCTATCGCTATTGTGGTGGACGATGCCATCGTGGTGGTTGAGGCTGTGCATGCCAAGTTGGACCAGGGCTATAAGAGTGCGTTGACAGCCTCTGTTGATGCCATGAACGAGATTTCGGGCGCTATCATCTCCATCACGCTGGTGATGGCCTCAGTGTTCGTTCCGGTATCGTTTATCGGTGGCACCAGCGGCACCTTCTATCGCGAGTTTGGTGTGACGATGGCCGTGTCAATCTTTATCTCTGCCCTGAATGCCCTGACGCTGTCGCCTGCCCTGTGTGCTATCTTCCTGAAACCCCACGACAAGGACGGTGAGAAGAAACTGAGTCGTATTGACCGTTTCCACCTGGCCTTCAATACCGCTTACGATAAGATTCTGGGTAAGTATAAGAAGAGCATTGAGAAGACCGTGCGCAAGCCTGTGCTTATCCTGATGGTAGCGCTGGTGGGTATCGTGGCCCTTGTAGGTTCTATGTTGACCACCAAGAGCGGTCTGGTGCCCGACGAGGATACCGGAACCGTGTTCTGTACCATCTCTATGCCCCCTGCCACCTCCGTGGCTCGTACCCGTCAGATTATCAATGAGGTAGATAGTATTCTGGCTGCCGATCCTGCTATTCAGGCCCGTGAGCAGATTCAGGGATACAACTTTATCGCAGGTTCTGGTTCAGACCAGGCTACCTTTATTATTAAGTTGAAGCCCTTCTCTGAGCGTCAGCGCGGACTGTGGTGGAAAATCTCTGGACTCTGGCAGGGCGATGGTATCTATCGTTTCTTTGTGAACCCGCTGGATGCCCAGATGGTTGTAGCCCAGATATTCATCAAGACGGCACATATCAAGGATGCCTCTATCCTGGCTTTCTCGCCCCCAATGATTCCTGGTTACTCGTTGAGCAGTGGTGTGTCGTTGGTGATGCAGGACCGCACAGGTGGCGATTTGAACAAGTTCTATGATATTGTGAAGAACTATATCGCAGAGCTGAATAAGCGTCCTGAGATTCAGATGGCCCAGACATCATACAACCCCTCTTACCCGCAGTACATGGTTCATGTTGATGTGGCTAAGTGTAAGCAGGTGGGTGTGTCGCCTTCTGCCATCCTGAGCACCCTGCAGGGCTACTATGGCGGACTCTACGCCTCCAACTTCAACGCCTATGGTAAGTTGTTCCGTGTGATGATTCAGGGTTCGCCCGAGACGCGTCAGACAGAAGAGTCGCTTAACAGCATCTATGTGCGCACCCCATCAGGCATGTCGCCCGTGAAAGAGTTCTGTCGTCTGGAGCGTGTCTACGGACCTTCAAACATCAACCGCTTCAACCTGTTTACCTCTATCAACGTAACGGCAACGGTGAACGACGGTTTCTCTTCTGGTGAGGCCATCAAGGCTTGTCAGGAAGTTGCTGCCACAACACTGCCCACAGGTTATACCTACGACTATTCTGGTTTGACCCGTGAGGAGGCCAAGGCATCTAACTCTACGTGGATTATCTTCGTGCTCTGCTTCCTCTTTATCTATCTGATTCTGTCGGCACAGTACGAATCCTATATCCTGCCTCTGGCCGTGGTGCTCTCCGTACCGTTTGGTCTGGCTGGCTGTTTCGGCTTTACGGCACTCTTTGGTCACTCCAACGATATCTACATGCAGATTTCACTCATCATGCTGATTGGTCTGTTGGCTAAGAACGCCATCCTGATTGTGCAGTTCGCCCTTGAGCGTCGTCAGACGGGTATGGCAGTCTCGTGGTCTGCCGTGCTGGGTGCCGCCGCTCGTCTGCGTCCTATCCTGATGACGTCACTGGCCATGATTATCGGTTTGCTGCCAATGATGTTTGCATCGGGCGTAGGCAAGAATGGTAACCAGACGCTGGGTGCAGCTGCCGTGGGCGGTATGCTCATCGGTACGCTGTGTCAGATTTTTGTGGTGCCTGCCTTGTTTGTGCTCTTCCAGAGTCTGCAGGAGAAGTTCAGACCGATGAAGTTCGAAGGTGACGAGGAGAATCCTGATGTGACCACCGAGTTGCAGCAGTATGCCAAGCGTCCTGTAGATTATAAATTGGAAAAATAA
- a CDS encoding efflux RND transporter periplasmic adaptor subunit codes for MKKNKMMLVAVVATVLMSCGGGGGRPTFGDNEYPVDVVATQNASLQSTYPATINGVQDVEIRPKVSGFLTQINVTEGQTVSAGQVLFVIDNETYQAQVRQAQAAVNTAQSAVNTAKLTFDNTKKLHASKVVGDYELQTAENTFLSAQAQLAQAQAALSSAKEALSFCYVKSPAAGVVGTLPLKKGALVSASNVLTHVSDISTMDVYFSMTEKDMLTMSQGEGGLKGAVEKFPPLKLQLADGTMYAYDGHVTSISGVIDRSTGSVQLKAQFPNPEKLLKSGGSGSIVIPSVADSAIVIPQRVVMEVQNKKFVYVLKENNKVAYTEITVDPQNDGMNYIVTSGLKAGDKYVTNGITKLTDQMEIVPITPERYQQKIDEQAKAMSASDIVNAIKK; via the coding sequence ATGAAGAAGAACAAAATGATGCTGGTTGCAGTTGTTGCAACCGTGCTGATGTCGTGTGGTGGAGGCGGTGGCCGTCCAACGTTTGGCGACAATGAGTACCCTGTGGATGTTGTAGCCACACAGAATGCCTCGCTACAGTCCACCTATCCAGCAACGATTAATGGTGTTCAGGACGTGGAAATCCGTCCTAAAGTTTCAGGATTCCTTACTCAGATTAACGTGACAGAAGGTCAGACGGTGAGCGCTGGTCAGGTGCTTTTCGTGATTGACAACGAGACCTATCAGGCGCAGGTTCGTCAGGCTCAGGCTGCCGTAAACACTGCCCAGAGTGCGGTGAATACAGCCAAACTGACTTTTGATAATACCAAGAAACTGCATGCCAGCAAGGTGGTAGGCGACTATGAGTTGCAGACTGCCGAGAATACTTTCCTCAGTGCTCAGGCTCAGTTGGCCCAGGCCCAGGCAGCCCTGTCTTCCGCTAAAGAGGCTCTGAGCTTCTGCTATGTGAAGAGTCCTGCAGCTGGTGTCGTTGGTACGCTGCCATTGAAGAAAGGTGCGCTGGTGAGTGCTTCAAATGTACTGACCCACGTATCAGATATCAGCACTATGGATGTCTATTTCTCTATGACCGAGAAAGACATGCTGACAATGTCTCAGGGTGAAGGTGGCCTGAAGGGCGCCGTAGAGAAATTCCCTCCTTTGAAACTGCAGTTGGCCGACGGTACGATGTATGCTTATGACGGTCATGTGACCTCTATCAGCGGTGTCATTGACCGTTCTACAGGTTCTGTACAGTTGAAGGCTCAGTTCCCCAATCCCGAGAAGCTGCTGAAGAGCGGAGGCTCAGGTTCTATTGTCATTCCCAGCGTGGCCGATTCAGCCATCGTTATTCCCCAGCGTGTGGTGATGGAAGTGCAGAACAAGAAGTTTGTGTATGTGCTGAAGGAGAATAATAAGGTGGCTTACACCGAGATTACTGTTGACCCACAGAACGATGGTATGAACTATATTGTGACCAGCGGATTGAAAGCTGGCGATAAGTACGTGACCAATGGTATCACTAAGTTGACCGACCAGATGGAGATTGTTCCCATCACGCCCGAGCGCTATCAGCAGAAGATAGACGAGCAGGCCAAGGCTATGTCGGCCAGTGATATTGTTAACGCTATTAAAAAATAA